In Malus sylvestris chromosome 15, drMalSylv7.2, whole genome shotgun sequence, a single genomic region encodes these proteins:
- the LOC126604187 gene encoding uncharacterized protein LOC126604187, whose translation MERSEPTLVPEWLRSTGSVTGGGSSAHHFASSSSHSDVSSLANHLRNRTSKSITDFDTPRSAFLDRSSSSNSRRSSGNGSAKHAYSSFNRSHRDKDREKEKERSNFGDHWDRDSSDPLGNIFTSRVEKDTLRRSQSMVSRKQTELLPRRAAIDSKSSGNSNHHNGNGLLSGVGVGIQKVVFDKDFPSLGTEERPAAPDIGRVPSPGFSTAVQSLPVGSSALIGGEGWTSALAEVPSTIIGSSSSGSFPVQPTVAATSSSGASTAMSGLNMAEALSQVPAKARTVPQLSIKTQRLEELAIKQSRQLIPVTPSMPKPSVLSSSDKSKPKAAARPGETNAPVKVGQQQPSQLHNQSLRGGSVKSDAPKTSKFLVLKPVWENGVSSSPKDVTSPTSNASRAANSPLAVAPPVASAPLRSPNHQKLSSVERKVAALDLKSGSTLEKRPSLSQVQSRNDFFKCLKNKTLMNSTITLPDSAPIISSPTMEKSGEITRELFSDPASPHTIENGALVTGNDDSSEDVQKFSDTGPSAAVYPDEEEARFLRSLGWEENSGDDGGLTEEEINAFYDQYMKSQPSLKCRGMQPKLAVVSESPATDLGGAQSELRSTDSVSEA comes from the exons ATGGAAAGAAGTGAACCCACCTTAGTTCCAGAATGGTTGAGAAGTACAGGAAGTGTTACTGGGGGTGGCAGTTCAGCCCACCACTTTGCATCATCATCTTCTCACTCAG ATGTTTCTTCTTTGGCTAATCACTTGAGAAATAGAACCTCAAAGAGCATAACTGATTTTGATACACCACGCTCTGCTTTCCTGGACCGTTCTTCCTCCTCCAATTCCCGGAGAAGTTCTGGTAATGGTTCTGCAAAGCATGCTTACAGTAGTTTTAACAGAAGCCACCGTGATAAGGACCgtgagaaggaaaaagagagaTCAAATTTTGGAGACCATTGGGACCGTGACTCTTCTGACCCTCTAGGAAACATTTTTACCAGTAGGGTTGAGAAGGATACATTGCGACGCTCTCAGTCTATGGTGTCCAGGAAGCAGACTGAGCTTTTGCCCCGAAGAGCTGCTATCGACTCAAAAAGTTCTGGTAATAGCAATCATCACAATGGCAATGGTTTGCTTTCTGGTGTTGGAGTTGGTATTCAAAAGGTTGTGTTTGATAAGGATTTTCCCTCACTTGGAACTGAAGAAAGGCCAGCTGCACCTGATATTGGAAGAGTTCCATCTCCTGGATTTAGCACAGCTGTTCAAAGCTTGCCTGTTGGTAGTTCAGCTTTAATTGGTGGGGAGGGATGGACCTCAGCTCTGGCTGAGGTCCCTTCTACTATCATTGGGAGCAGTAGCTCAGGATCCTTTCCTGTTCAACCAACTGTTGCTGCTACTTCAAGTTCTGGGGCTTCAACTGCAATGTCTGGTCTTAACATGGCTGAAGCATTGTCACAAGTTCCAGCAAAAGCTCGCACTGTTCCTCAG TTGTCTATCAAGACACAGAGGCTTGAGGAATTGGCAATCAAGCAATCAAGGCAATTAATTCCAGTGACACCTTCAATGCCCAAACCTTCT GTTCTCAGTTCTTCTGACAAATCAAAGCCCAAAGCAGCAGCTAGACCGGGCGAAACAAATGCGCCAGTTAAGGTTGGACAGCAGCAGCCCTCTCAATTGCACAATCAATCTCTTCGTGGTGGCTCTGTCAAGTCTGATGCTCCAAAGACTTCGAAGTTCCTTGTTCTCAAACCAGTATGGGAAAATGGAGTCTCCTCTTCACCAAAGGATGTCACTAGCCCAACAAGTAATGCTAGCAGAGCAGCAAATAGCCCACTTGCTGTTGCTCCCCCAGTTGCATCCGCTCCCTTAAGAAGCCCCAACCACCAGAAGCTTTCATCTGTGGAGCGCAAGGTAGCAGCCTTGGATCTGAAATCTGGATCCACGTTGGAAAAGAGACCTTCTTTGTCTCAAGTCCAGAGCCGGAATGATTTCTTCAAATGCTTGAAGAACAAAACCTTGATGAACAGTACAATTACTCTCCCAGATTCAGCCCCTATCATTTCATCTCCCACTATGGAAAAATCTGGTGAAATAACTAGGGAATTATTCAGTGATCCTGCGAGCCCTCACACCATTGAAAATGGTGCTCTGGTGACTGGCAATGATGATAGCTCTGAAGATGTTCAGAAGTTTTCTGATACTGGCCCCAGTGCGGCAGTTTATCCGGATGAGGAAGAGGCTCGTTTCCTTCGATCTCTTGGTTGGGAGGAAAACTCTGGGGATGATGGTGGCCTTACGGAAGAAGAGATAAATGCATTTTATGACCAG TACATGAAATCACAACCATCTCTGAAATGCCGAGGCATGCAGCCAAAGCTTGCTGTGGTGTCTGAATCTCCTGCGACTGATTTGGGCGGGGCTCAGTCTGAATTGAGGTCAACTGACTCTGTGTCTGAAGCTTGA